The following proteins come from a genomic window of Vallitaleaceae bacterium 9-2:
- a CDS encoding V-type ATP synthase subunit D, with protein sequence MDATLFPTKGNLMLSKSRLNLSRQGYELLDKKRNILVREMMTLIDQAKEIQAQIGETFSAAYKALQTANITIGINTVEQISKAVELEDQIVINVRSIMGVEIPIIGEIKKDIEPAYGFARTTISLDEAYEKFLKVKQLTLLLAEVENAIYRLAINIKRTQKRANALQNVMIPRYETLTKDITNALEEKEREEFTRLKMIKSMKQ encoded by the coding sequence ATGGATGCAACTCTTTTTCCCACCAAAGGAAATTTGATGCTTTCAAAAAGCCGACTAAACCTTTCAAGACAAGGTTACGAGCTTTTGGATAAAAAACGGAATATTTTAGTGCGTGAAATGATGACGTTAATCGATCAGGCCAAAGAAATTCAAGCACAGATTGGTGAAACATTTTCAGCGGCCTATAAAGCACTTCAAACAGCCAATATAACTATCGGTATTAACACAGTGGAACAAATAAGTAAGGCGGTTGAATTAGAAGATCAAATCGTCATTAATGTACGTTCCATCATGGGTGTAGAGATTCCAATCATAGGGGAAATAAAAAAAGACATCGAACCCGCCTATGGCTTTGCGCGTACAACAATTTCCTTGGATGAAGCCTATGAAAAATTTTTAAAAGTCAAACAATTGACACTTTTATTAGCAGAAGTTGAAAATGCAATCTATCGTTTGGCTATTAATATTAAACGAACACAAAAAAGGGCGAATGCGCTTCAAAATGTTATGATTCCAAGATATGAAACCTTGACTAAGGATATCACTAATGCGTTGGAAGAAAAAGAACGTGAAGAATTTACGCGACTGAAGATGATAAAGTCGATGAAACAATAA
- a CDS encoding V-type ATP synthase subunit B encodes MRIEYLGVKEVNGSLIILEGVKDASYEEMVDIKLDDGRTKVGRVIEVHEDMAVVQVFEGTSGISRTNTRTSLRGTPLLLPLSDEILGRTMDGKGQPIDGLGAISPEVRWDINGAPINPIARKYPRNYIQTGVSAIDGLTTLIRGQKLPVFSGNGLPHDILAVQIASQAQLAIDSAEGENFAIVFAAMGVKNDVADYFKRSFEESGVLENVCMFLNLANDPVIERIVTPRCALTAAEYLAFERNMHVLVIMTDMTAYCEALREISSSKGEIPSRKGFPGYMYSDLASLYERAGMLNDREGSITQIPILTMPNDDITHPIPDLTGYITEGQVVLDRALHQKGIYPPIIVLPSLSRLMKDGIGEGFTRKDHPQIANQLFASYAHVQEVKALASVIGEDELSEIDQLYMEFGNAFEARFVSQETDENRFMDVTLDLGWELLGILPRNELDRLDDDLLDRYYKPRKKGRE; translated from the coding sequence ATGAGAATCGAATATTTAGGTGTTAAAGAAGTCAATGGTTCCTTAATCATTCTTGAAGGCGTTAAGGATGCATCCTATGAAGAAATGGTGGATATTAAGCTTGATGACGGACGAACCAAAGTAGGACGTGTCATCGAAGTTCACGAAGATATGGCTGTTGTTCAGGTGTTTGAGGGAACTTCGGGAATATCTCGAACCAATACCCGTACAAGTCTTCGAGGAACACCGCTTTTACTTCCGTTATCCGATGAAATCCTAGGGCGCACCATGGATGGAAAAGGTCAGCCGATTGACGGTTTGGGTGCCATATCGCCGGAAGTACGTTGGGATATTAATGGAGCACCGATTAATCCGATAGCACGAAAATATCCAAGAAACTATATTCAAACGGGTGTCTCAGCTATTGATGGGTTAACGACACTTATACGCGGACAAAAGCTTCCTGTATTTTCTGGTAATGGTCTTCCGCATGATATCTTAGCGGTTCAAATTGCAAGTCAGGCCCAGTTAGCGATTGACTCGGCGGAAGGGGAAAATTTTGCCATTGTGTTTGCTGCAATGGGTGTCAAAAATGATGTTGCCGATTATTTTAAGCGAAGCTTTGAAGAAAGTGGAGTACTGGAAAATGTATGCATGTTCTTAAATCTTGCAAATGACCCGGTTATCGAACGTATTGTTACGCCAAGGTGTGCACTAACAGCAGCTGAATATCTAGCTTTTGAACGCAATATGCATGTGCTTGTTATCATGACAGATATGACTGCCTATTGCGAAGCCTTGCGCGAGATATCTTCATCAAAAGGAGAAATCCCTAGTCGAAAAGGATTTCCAGGATATATGTATTCAGATTTAGCCTCATTATATGAACGCGCTGGAATGCTTAATGATCGGGAAGGCTCTATAACGCAGATTCCGATATTAACCATGCCAAATGATGATATTACACATCCGATTCCAGACTTGACGGGATATATTACGGAAGGACAAGTCGTTCTTGATCGTGCACTGCATCAAAAAGGAATCTATCCACCAATCATTGTACTGCCTTCCCTTTCACGTTTGATGAAAGATGGAATTGGAGAAGGATTTACTCGTAAAGATCATCCTCAGATTGCTAATCAACTATTTGCATCGTATGCCCATGTTCAAGAAGTTAAAGCGTTGGCATCGGTTATTGGTGAGGACGAGCTGTCAGAAATTGACCAACTCTATATGGAGTTTGGAAATGCCTTTGAAGCGCGTTTTGTAAGCCAAGAGACGGATGAAAATCGATTTATGGATGTCACCCTTGACCTTGGATGGGAGCTTCTAGGTATTTTACCAAGAAACGAGCTTGACCGTTTAGATGATGACCTATTGGATCGTTACTATAAACCACGAAAAAAAGGACGTGAATAA
- the pgmB gene encoding beta-phosphoglucomutase — protein sequence MIRAVIFDLDGVIVSTDEFHFQAWMQLAKRLHIPFNREINERLRGVSRYESLNIILENATNAFSEEEKQEFLDEKNNTYIELLHELSDADILPGVTKTLEELKERDIRIAIGSSSRNTPRILKYIGMEDTFDAVADGNDITKSKPDPEVFLLAAQRLNIKPSECLVVEDAYAGIEAAKAAGMKALAVGSAYDCPDADVRARDLSEVSLVELLN from the coding sequence ATGATTAGAGCAGTAATATTTGATCTTGATGGAGTAATTGTGTCGACAGATGAATTTCATTTTCAAGCATGGATGCAATTAGCCAAGAGATTACACATTCCATTTAACCGTGAAATTAATGAACGTTTACGTGGTGTTAGTCGTTATGAAAGCTTAAATATTATTCTTGAAAATGCAACAAATGCATTTTCAGAAGAAGAAAAGCAAGAATTTCTGGATGAAAAGAACAATACATATATTGAACTTTTACATGAATTATCCGATGCAGATATTTTACCTGGGGTGACAAAGACGTTAGAGGAACTTAAAGAACGCGATATTCGTATTGCCATTGGTTCTTCAAGCCGTAATACGCCACGCATTCTTAAATACATTGGTATGGAAGATACATTTGACGCTGTGGCGGATGGTAATGATATTACAAAAAGCAAACCTGATCCTGAAGTGTTCTTATTGGCAGCACAACGATTAAATATTAAACCATCAGAATGCTTAGTGGTTGAAGATGCGTATGCAGGGATTGAAGCGGCAAAAGCTGCAGGGATGAAAGCACTTGCAGTTGGGTCAGCCTATGACTGTCCAGATGCAGATGTGCGTGCACGAGATTTAAGTGAAGTTAGCCTAGTCGAACTCTTGAATTAA
- a CDS encoding alpha/beta fold hydrolase, whose product MPLIDMPLDELKNYHGAMTKPDDFDAFWDDALASLDQLELNLSITKADFQVPFATCYDVYYNATDGARIYAKMIKPNSLTAKAPAVLRFHGYAGDSGDWTGLLNYAAAGMIVLAMDCRGQGGKSTDVSQVKGGTLYGFIMKGVDSGRDALYFKHVFLDTVLLARIALDMPDVDSNRVYACGASQGGALTLACASLEPRIRKLVPVYPFLCDYRRVWDLDLAKDAYIGLREYFRHFDPRHEREDEFFSTLSYIDLQFLTSRIQGDVLMSTGLMDTICPPSTQFAAYNNIMSSKKMDIYPDFAHEHLPGHNDRELAFLLEN is encoded by the coding sequence ATGCCATTAATCGACATGCCACTTGATGAACTCAAAAATTATCATGGCGCCATGACCAAACCCGATGACTTCGATGCATTTTGGGATGACGCTTTAGCTTCTTTAGATCAGCTTGAACTTAATCTTTCCATTACAAAAGCAGACTTTCAAGTTCCTTTTGCCACCTGTTATGATGTATATTATAACGCTACTGACGGTGCAAGAATCTATGCTAAAATGATTAAACCCAATTCACTTACAGCTAAAGCACCTGCCGTCCTTCGCTTTCATGGATACGCTGGTGATTCTGGTGATTGGACCGGACTGCTTAACTATGCTGCTGCCGGCATGATTGTTCTTGCCATGGATTGCCGAGGTCAAGGCGGAAAATCCACCGATGTTAGTCAAGTCAAGGGTGGAACGCTATACGGCTTTATTATGAAAGGAGTTGATTCTGGTCGAGATGCTTTGTATTTTAAACACGTCTTCCTAGACACCGTACTTCTTGCTCGAATTGCTCTGGATATGCCCGATGTTGATTCAAACCGTGTATATGCTTGCGGTGCCAGTCAAGGCGGTGCGTTAACACTTGCTTGTGCGTCTTTAGAGCCTCGTATACGTAAGCTTGTTCCTGTATATCCTTTCCTTTGTGATTATCGACGTGTATGGGATCTGGACCTTGCAAAAGATGCCTACATCGGGTTACGGGAATACTTCCGTCACTTTGATCCCAGACATGAACGTGAAGATGAATTCTTTTCAACATTGAGCTATATTGACTTGCAATTTTTAACCTCAAGGATTCAAGGCGACGTACTTATGTCCACAGGATTGATGGACACCATCTGTCCTCCTTCAACGCAGTTTGCTGCTTACAACAACATCATGAGCTCCAAAAAAATGGACATTTACCCTGATTTTGCTCATGAACATCTGCCTGGACACAACGATCGTGAACTAGCCTTCTTGTTGGAAAATTAA